In Cupriavidus basilensis, the following proteins share a genomic window:
- a CDS encoding methionyl-tRNA formyltransferase yields the protein MSPLPASLDTSASASFGPAAAQPVAVPATPKRFAITASDRYVGVFDAFVQHGWEPVKLFTARVDGRMHRTDAILDRAQARKIDIQLSPMNDHSLDGLRDLGCDLLVVASYAWRIGDWASRIPMAINFHPSPLPVGRGPYPLPRAILDGLATWGVSCHKISKDFDQGDILAQRQFDVAPDETHESLDLKVQRATSRLAHEVAFNLDALWKNAVPQGAGSYIPFWTDADRTLDFSLTPERINAMLRAFGRHECLARINGKVVHVIDAHTWREPHNLPPGVVDHVDGERFVVSCTGGFIAILEWNLLPPGQMRGTAPR from the coding sequence TTGAGCCCCCTCCCTGCCTCCCTCGACACCAGTGCAAGTGCCAGCTTCGGCCCCGCCGCCGCGCAACCCGTGGCGGTACCCGCCACGCCAAAACGCTTCGCCATCACCGCATCCGACCGTTATGTTGGCGTCTTCGATGCCTTCGTCCAGCACGGATGGGAACCGGTGAAACTGTTCACCGCCCGCGTCGACGGGCGCATGCATCGCACCGACGCCATCCTGGACCGCGCGCAAGCCCGCAAGATCGACATCCAGCTCTCCCCCATGAATGACCACTCACTCGACGGCCTGCGCGATCTCGGGTGCGACTTGCTGGTGGTGGCGAGCTACGCGTGGCGCATCGGAGACTGGGCCTCGCGAATCCCGATGGCCATCAATTTCCACCCCTCGCCATTGCCGGTGGGCCGCGGACCCTATCCGCTGCCACGGGCCATCCTGGACGGTCTGGCCACCTGGGGCGTAAGCTGCCACAAGATCAGCAAGGATTTCGATCAGGGCGACATCCTGGCCCAGCGCCAGTTCGACGTTGCCCCCGACGAAACGCATGAAAGCCTCGATCTGAAGGTGCAGCGCGCCACGTCGCGCCTGGCCCACGAAGTGGCCTTCAATCTCGATGCCCTGTGGAAGAACGCCGTGCCGCAGGGCGCGGGCTCCTACATCCCCTTCTGGACCGACGCCGACCGTACGCTCGACTTTTCCCTGACGCCCGAGCGCATTAACGCGATGCTGCGCGCCTTCGGGCGCCATGAATGCCTGGCGCGCATCAACGGCAAAGTGGTCCACGTCATCGACGCCCACACCTGGCGCGAACCGCATAACCTGCCGCCGGGCGTGGTAGACCATGTCGATGGCGAGCGCTTCGTCGTCTCCTGCACGGGCGGATTCATCGCCATTCTCGAGTGGAACCTGTTGCCGCCCGGACAGATGCGGGGCACGGCGCCGCGCTGA
- the fliR gene encoding flagellar biosynthetic protein FliR — MLSVTSAQLYAWIAAFLWPLFRLLALIGTAPLFGESTIPRRAKVGLAALMAVIISPTIGHLPLVPVYSLEGFLIILNEVGIGLAMGFSMRLVFSAVQFAGETIGLQMGLSFASFYDRSAGGQTMVLARFLNVVAMLMFLAMDGHLMLLATIADSFASLPIAAQPLTGAGWAAVAASGATVFSSGLLLALPLIAALLTLNLAMGILNRASPQLSIFAVGFPVTLGGGLLLMMLIMPQMSTFMARLIEGGLSTVATVLGQFGR, encoded by the coding sequence GTGCTCTCCGTCACCTCCGCCCAGCTCTACGCCTGGATCGCCGCCTTCCTCTGGCCCTTGTTCCGCCTGCTGGCCCTGATCGGCACCGCCCCGCTGTTTGGCGAGTCGACCATCCCGAGACGCGCCAAGGTCGGCCTGGCGGCCCTGATGGCGGTGATCATCTCGCCCACCATCGGCCACCTGCCGCTGGTGCCGGTGTACTCGCTGGAAGGCTTCCTGATCATCCTCAACGAGGTAGGTATCGGGCTGGCGATGGGATTCAGCATGCGGCTGGTGTTCTCCGCCGTGCAATTCGCCGGCGAAACCATCGGCCTGCAGATGGGCCTGTCGTTCGCCTCCTTCTACGACCGCTCCGCCGGCGGCCAGACCATGGTGCTGGCGCGCTTTCTCAATGTGGTCGCCATGCTGATGTTCCTGGCCATGGACGGCCACCTGATGCTGCTGGCCACCATCGCCGATAGCTTCGCCAGCCTGCCCATCGCCGCCCAGCCCCTCACCGGCGCCGGCTGGGCGGCGGTGGCCGCCTCCGGCGCCACCGTGTTCTCCTCGGGGCTGCTGCTGGCCCTGCCACTGATCGCCGCGCTGCTCACGCTCAACCTCGCCATGGGCATCCTGAACCGCGCATCCCCGCAACTGTCGATCTTCGCGGTCGGCTTCCCGGTCACGCTGGGCGGCGGCCTCCTGTTGATGATGCTGATCATGCCGCAGATGAGCACCTTCATGGCGCGGCTGATCGAGGGCGGGTTGAGTACGGTGGCAACGGTGTTGGGGCAGTTTGGGCGGTGA
- a CDS encoding RtcB family protein, whose amino-acid sequence MSKENYDVFLSGTGRPVKMWTHGVPVDDGARAQLANTAQMPFIFKHLAVMPDVHLGKGSTIGSVIPTRGAIIPAAVGVDIGCGMIAVKTTLTASDLPDSLGPLRSAIEKAVPHGRSSNRSGRDKGAWGAVPDAVDASWAALAGGFERITRKYPKLARTNNRNHLGTLGTGNHFIEVCLDESQSVWFMLHSGSRGVGNAIGNTFIELAQADMRRHFINLPDRDLAYLVEGSEHYEDYVFAVEWAQQYARRNRETMMANVLDAARAVIGKPFATEMEAVNCHHNYVQKERHFGEDVLITRKGAVSAKAGELGIIPGSMGARSYIVRGKGNAESFCSCSHGAGRTMSRSEAKRRFSVEDQRLATQGVECRKDAEVIDEIPMAYKDIDAVMAAQSDLVEIVHTLKQVVCVKG is encoded by the coding sequence ATGAGCAAGGAGAATTACGACGTATTCCTGTCCGGCACCGGCCGCCCGGTCAAGATGTGGACCCATGGCGTGCCCGTCGATGACGGCGCGCGCGCGCAGCTCGCCAACACCGCGCAGATGCCGTTCATCTTCAAGCATCTGGCCGTGATGCCGGACGTACACCTGGGCAAAGGTTCCACCATCGGCTCGGTGATTCCCACACGCGGCGCCATCATCCCGGCGGCGGTGGGCGTGGATATCGGTTGCGGCATGATCGCCGTCAAGACCACGCTAACCGCCAGCGACCTGCCCGATAGCCTCGGCCCGCTGCGCAGCGCCATCGAGAAAGCGGTGCCGCACGGCCGCTCCAGCAACCGCAGCGGCCGCGACAAGGGCGCCTGGGGCGCGGTGCCGGATGCGGTGGATGCGAGCTGGGCCGCGCTGGCAGGTGGCTTCGAGCGCATCACGCGGAAGTACCCGAAGCTGGCGCGCACCAACAACCGCAATCACCTGGGCACGCTGGGCACCGGCAACCACTTTATCGAGGTCTGCCTGGATGAGAGCCAGTCAGTCTGGTTCATGCTGCACTCGGGCTCGCGCGGGGTGGGCAATGCCATCGGCAACACCTTTATCGAGCTGGCGCAAGCGGATATGCGCCGGCACTTCATCAACCTGCCCGACCGCGACCTGGCCTACCTGGTGGAAGGCAGCGAGCACTATGAAGACTACGTGTTCGCGGTGGAGTGGGCGCAGCAGTACGCGCGCCGCAACCGCGAGACGATGATGGCCAACGTGCTGGACGCCGCGCGCGCTGTGATCGGCAAGCCCTTTGCCACGGAGATGGAGGCGGTGAACTGCCACCATAACTACGTGCAGAAGGAGCGCCACTTCGGCGAAGACGTGCTGATCACCCGCAAGGGCGCGGTCAGCGCCAAGGCCGGCGAGCTTGGCATCATCCCGGGCTCGATGGGCGCGCGTTCCTACATCGTGCGAGGCAAGGGCAATGCGGAATCGTTTTGCTCCTGCAGCCACGGTGCGGGCCGCACCATGAGCCGCTCCGAAGCCAAGCGCCGGTTCTCGGTGGAAGACCAGCGACTGGCCACGCAAGGCGTCGAGTGCCGCAAGGATGCCGAAGTCATCGATGAGATCCCGATGGCCTACAAGGACATCGACGCGGTGATGGCGGCGCAGTCCGACCTGGTCGAGATCGTCCACACGCTCAAGCAGGTGGTGTGCGTGAAGGGTTGA